In Halobaculum sp. XH14, a single genomic region encodes these proteins:
- a CDS encoding HD domain-containing protein — MTTIKDSVHDHIEVEGVAADLLDTPQVQRLRRIAQLGTVKLVYPSANHTRFEHSLGVYHLASRALEHLSVEGIQAERIRAAAILHDVGHAPFSHNVEELLHRHTGLYHDDVDRLIARTEVGDVLADHDIDPARVADLIAGEGKYGQLVSGELDVDRMDYLVRDAHHTGVPYGTIDHERLVRELTFVGDELVLDEGNVQTAESLLLARALMNPTVYTHPVARISKAMLRHATERLLDQPDIDAGEVRRMDDYDLVTALRVTDDTAAFARRYDSRDLYKRAVWAEYGDVPESVLAADHEELRAVEADVAERCELSAEEVIVDVPAEPTMTESTTEVLVNGDVRRLGEQSPLVTALRTAQREQWRLGVYTTADATDRVGKAAAERLGLDIEGALVADVTPGVTATLDEFDGGKP; from the coding sequence ATGACGACGATCAAGGACTCGGTCCACGACCACATCGAGGTCGAGGGCGTCGCCGCGGACCTGCTGGACACGCCGCAGGTCCAGCGGCTCCGCCGCATCGCACAGCTCGGCACGGTCAAGCTCGTCTACCCATCCGCGAACCACACGCGGTTCGAGCACAGCCTCGGCGTCTACCACCTCGCCTCGCGCGCGCTCGAACACCTCTCCGTGGAGGGAATCCAGGCCGAACGCATCCGCGCGGCAGCCATCCTCCACGACGTCGGGCACGCGCCGTTCAGCCACAACGTCGAGGAACTGCTCCACCGCCACACGGGACTGTACCACGACGACGTGGACCGGCTCATCGCCCGGACCGAAGTCGGCGACGTCCTCGCCGACCACGACATCGACCCGGCCCGCGTGGCCGACCTCATCGCCGGCGAGGGGAAGTACGGGCAACTCGTCTCGGGGGAACTGGACGTGGACCGGATGGACTACCTCGTGCGGGACGCCCACCACACCGGCGTCCCGTACGGCACCATCGACCACGAACGGCTCGTCCGCGAACTGACGTTCGTCGGGGACGAACTGGTGCTCGACGAGGGAAACGTCCAGACGGCCGAGTCGCTGCTGCTCGCCCGCGCGCTGATGAACCCGACCGTCTACACGCACCCGGTCGCCCGCATCAGCAAGGCGATGCTCCGGCACGCGACCGAGCGCCTGCTGGACCAGCCCGACATCGACGCGGGGGAAGTCAGGCGAATGGACGACTACGACCTCGTGACGGCGCTCCGGGTGACCGACGACACGGCCGCGTTCGCCAGGCGGTACGACTCGCGGGACCTCTACAAGCGCGCCGTCTGGGCCGAGTACGGCGACGTGCCCGAGTCCGTGCTCGCCGCCGACCACGAGGAACTGCGGGCGGTCGAGGCGGACGTCGCGGAGCGCTGTGAGCTCTCGGCCGAGGAGGTCATCGTTGACGTTCCCGCCGAGCCGACGATGACGGAGTCGACCACGGAAGTCCTGGTGAACGGGGACGTCCGCCGGCTCGGCGAGCAGTCGCCGCTCGTGACCGCCCTTCGGACCGCCCAGCGCGAACAGTGGCGGCTGGGGGTTTACACCACGGCTGACGCGACCGACCGAGTGGGGAAGGCGGCGGCTGAACGGCTGGG
- a CDS encoding glycoside hydrolase 5 family protein: MNDGSPPRRRVLAALGAGLTSWLAACVGDGNRPTTAAPTGSPRGTGSPAETDATPTGTESAEPEPTPRDETPTAFVERDGTEFVVDGERYVFSGVANCCLAEGYTSKSRVDDVLESASTLNADAIRFKIGSAGGESNCAESVDGCDLSFQPEPGTFDESAFRHLDYIVAEAGRRGIRVILPLVDNWGATGMNQYVDWVEDAGEHADFYALDRAQELYRGFIEHLLTRTNTITGREYRGDPTILLWELANEPRVQADGELLLSWLEESAAFVHELDDDHLVSTGSDVFLGTESPGEFYTRAHAVDGIDACSIHLWPQNWDMSNPKSFGVEYITDRTRRGTEDVGKPVYLGEYGWRVNLQESDAAGQIERRNELFAEWHDAALEADIDGIVAWELMSRSRLDYHRTEPGEGETVGFVCPGHEGTCSVLRSVAARVDERSTADRTE; this comes from the coding sequence ATGAATGACGGCTCGCCACCACGACGTCGGGTACTGGCCGCGCTCGGTGCGGGCCTGACGAGCTGGCTCGCCGCCTGCGTGGGCGATGGGAATCGGCCGACGACTGCGGCCCCAACCGGTTCGCCCCGGGGAACGGGCTCGCCCGCGGAGACCGACGCGACGCCGACGGGAACGGAGTCGGCCGAACCCGAACCGACGCCACGGGACGAGACGCCGACCGCGTTCGTCGAACGCGACGGGACCGAGTTCGTCGTCGACGGGGAGCGGTACGTGTTCAGCGGCGTGGCCAACTGCTGTCTGGCGGAGGGGTACACCAGTAAATCCCGCGTCGACGACGTGCTGGAGTCGGCGAGTACGCTGAACGCCGACGCCATCCGGTTCAAGATCGGGTCCGCCGGCGGGGAGTCGAACTGTGCCGAGTCGGTCGACGGCTGTGACCTCAGCTTCCAGCCCGAACCCGGCACGTTCGACGAGTCGGCGTTCCGCCACCTGGATTACATCGTCGCGGAGGCGGGCAGACGCGGGATCCGGGTCATCCTGCCGCTCGTGGACAACTGGGGCGCGACGGGGATGAACCAGTACGTCGACTGGGTCGAGGACGCCGGGGAGCACGCCGACTTCTACGCGCTCGACCGCGCACAGGAACTCTACCGCGGGTTCATCGAGCACCTGCTCACGCGGACCAACACCATCACCGGCCGCGAGTACCGGGGCGACCCGACGATACTCCTGTGGGAACTCGCTAACGAGCCGCGCGTCCAGGCCGACGGGGAACTGCTCCTCTCGTGGCTCGAGGAGTCAGCCGCCTTCGTCCACGAACTGGACGACGACCATCTCGTTTCGACCGGCAGCGACGTCTTCCTCGGAACGGAATCGCCCGGAGAGTTCTACACGCGAGCCCACGCGGTCGACGGGATCGACGCCTGTTCGATCCACCTCTGGCCACAGAACTGGGACATGTCGAACCCGAAGTCGTTCGGCGTCGAGTACATCACCGACCGGACGCGGCGAGGGACCGAGGACGTGGGGAAACCGGTGTATCTCGGCGAGTACGGGTGGCGGGTGAACCTGCAGGAGTCGGACGCGGCCGGCCAGATCGAGCGGCGGAACGAGCTGTTCGCCGAGTGGCACGACGCGGCGCTGGAAGCCGACATCGACGGCATCGTCGCCTGGGAACTCATGAGCCGGAGCCGACTCGACTACCACCGAACCGAACCCGGCGAGGGGGAGACGGTCGGGTTCGTCTGTCCCGGGCACGAGGGGACGTGTTCGGTACTGCGCTCGGTCGCGGCGCGGGTCGACGAGCGCTCGACCGCGGACCGAACGGAGTAG
- a CDS encoding HD domain-containing protein, whose amino-acid sequence MKAIKDSVHDYITLDPVAVDLLDTDAVQRLRHIKQLSTVRLVYPSANHTRFEHSLGVYHLASRSLDSLGVEDDRARHVRAAALIHDVGHGPYGHQTEKVIERHTGKHHDEVGELLGRTDVGDVLTDHGLDAEYVAALVRGERELGQLVSGELDVDRMDYLVRDAHHTGVPYGTIDHERLVRELRYSDGTLVLAEGNVRTAESLLLARALMDATVYRHHVSRIAGAMLERASERLIDEGTDVETFRRMADHDLLVALREHVPELGRRIEYRNLYKRAVWAELADVPTDVVELDHEAERRAEREIADLADVADRQVVVDVPGRPAFTEAGSRVVVNGVPQRLEDASELVSGLRAAQRAGWRMGVYAPAEHVDEVAAAAEQVLGVRVADP is encoded by the coding sequence ATGAAGGCAATCAAGGACAGCGTCCACGACTATATCACGCTCGACCCCGTCGCCGTCGACCTACTGGACACCGACGCCGTCCAGCGGCTTCGCCACATCAAACAGCTCTCCACCGTCCGCCTCGTCTACCCCTCCGCGAACCACACACGGTTCGAGCACAGCCTCGGCGTCTACCACCTCGCGTCCCGTTCCCTGGACTCGCTCGGGGTCGAGGACGACCGCGCCAGACACGTCCGCGCGGCCGCGCTCATCCACGACGTCGGCCACGGGCCGTACGGCCACCAGACTGAGAAGGTCATTGAGCGCCACACGGGCAAGCACCACGACGAGGTCGGCGAACTGCTCGGGCGGACCGACGTGGGCGACGTCCTCACAGACCACGGACTCGACGCCGAGTACGTCGCGGCGCTCGTCCGGGGCGAGCGCGAACTCGGCCAGCTCGTCTCGGGGGAACTGGACGTGGACCGGATGGACTACCTCGTGCGGGACGCCCACCACACCGGCGTCCCGTACGGCACCATCGACCACGAACGGCTCGTCCGCGAACTCCGGTACAGCGACGGGACGCTCGTCCTCGCGGAGGGGAACGTCCGGACGGCCGAGTCGCTGCTGCTCGCCCGCGCGCTGATGGACGCGACGGTGTACAGACACCACGTCTCCAGAATCGCGGGCGCGATGCTCGAACGCGCCTCCGAGCGGCTCATCGACGAAGGAACCGACGTCGAGACGTTCCGACGGATGGCCGACCACGACCTCCTCGTCGCGCTCCGCGAGCACGTGCCCGAACTCGGCCGCCGCATCGAGTACCGGAACCTGTACAAGCGCGCCGTCTGGGCCGAACTGGCCGACGTTCCCACCGACGTGGTCGAACTCGACCACGAGGCCGAGCGGCGCGCGGAGCGGGAGATCGCCGACCTCGCGGACGTCGCGGACCGCCAGGTCGTCGTCGACGTCCCCGGCCGCCCGGCGTTCACGGAGGCGGGCAGCAGGGTCGTCGTCAACGGCGTCCCGCAGCGGCTGGAGGACGCCTCCGAACTCGTGTCCGGGCTTCGCGCCGCCCAGCGCGCGGGCTGGCGGATGGGCGTGTACGCGCCCGCAGAGCACGTCGACGAGGTCGCCGCGGCCGCCGAGCAGGTGCTGGGTGTGCGTGTGGCGGACCCGTGA
- a CDS encoding Lrp/AsnC family transcriptional regulator, with translation MELDETDRAILEILQEDARTPFSEVARRIDMSSATVHDRVSRMEDAGVIRGYHADVNPGSLGYGVSALVGLRVQQGHEDEALARLRDVEGVREVHLTTGEWDVMMRVYAESTDDLRELMFGRIAGMEGFDRSQTMVILGTAYEETGVPV, from the coding sequence ATGGAACTGGACGAGACGGACCGGGCCATCCTCGAGATCCTCCAGGAGGACGCGCGAACGCCGTTCAGCGAGGTGGCACGGCGCATCGACATGTCGAGCGCGACGGTCCACGACCGGGTGTCCCGCATGGAGGACGCCGGCGTCATCCGCGGCTACCACGCGGACGTGAACCCGGGCTCGCTCGGGTACGGCGTCTCGGCGCTCGTCGGCCTCAGGGTCCAGCAGGGACACGAGGACGAGGCGCTCGCGCGTCTCAGGGACGTGGAGGGCGTCCGTGAGGTCCACCTGACGACGGGCGAGTGGGACGTGATGATGCGCGTCTACGCCGAGAGCACCGACGACCTCCGGGAGCTGATGTTCGGACGGATCGCCGGCATGGAAGGGTTCGACCGGTCACAGACGATGGTCATCCTCGGCACCGCCTACGAGGAGACGGGCGTCCCCGTGTGA
- a CDS encoding inositol monophosphatase family protein, with amino-acid sequence MSERTDRVEVAERAARAGASVADEQFRRGIAVETKGGKTDVVTEADRTAQRRVIGTVRESFPDDAFVGEEEDELKVIPEEGPAWVIDPIDGTNNYVRDVRLFATSVAAVFDGEPVAAANVLPAMDDAYTSDADGTYRDGERVTVSDVSDPERAVVAPTIWWSFDRRDEYAAACSEIVHRFADMRRFGSAQVTLSMVADGSLDGTITNVECNPWDTVAGVHMVRRAGGTVTDLEGDRWTHDSRGLVVSNGRIHDEVLAAARAVDDVRDRAGGDGP; translated from the coding sequence ATGAGCGAACGAACGGACCGCGTCGAGGTTGCCGAACGCGCGGCCCGGGCCGGCGCGAGCGTCGCGGACGAGCAGTTCCGCAGGGGCATCGCGGTGGAGACGAAGGGCGGGAAGACTGACGTCGTGACCGAAGCCGACCGGACCGCACAGCGGCGAGTCATCGGGACTGTCCGAGAGTCGTTCCCCGACGACGCCTTCGTGGGCGAGGAGGAGGACGAGCTGAAGGTGATCCCCGAGGAGGGTCCCGCCTGGGTCATCGACCCCATCGACGGGACGAACAACTACGTCAGGGACGTCCGGCTGTTCGCCACCTCGGTCGCTGCCGTCTTCGACGGGGAACCGGTCGCAGCCGCGAACGTCCTTCCCGCCATGGACGACGCGTACACGTCCGACGCCGACGGAACGTACCGAGACGGCGAGCGGGTCACCGTGAGCGACGTCTCCGACCCGGAACGGGCAGTCGTCGCGCCGACCATCTGGTGGTCGTTCGACCGACGCGACGAGTACGCGGCCGCGTGCTCGGAGATCGTCCACCGCTTCGCGGACATGCGCCGGTTCGGCTCCGCGCAGGTGACCCTCTCGATGGTCGCCGACGGCTCGCTCGACGGCACGATCACGAACGTCGAGTGCAACCCGTGGGACACGGTCGCCGGCGTCCACATGGTCCGACGGGCCGGTGGAACGGTGACCGACCTGGAGGGCGACCGCTGGACCCACGACTCCCGGGGGCTCGTCGTCTCGAACGGACGGATCCACGACGAGGTGCTGGCTGCGGCGCGCGCGGTCGACGACGTTCGGGACCGAGCCGGAGGTGACGGTCCCTGA
- a CDS encoding DUF309 domain-containing protein: MDEHTRDPSVAPPLGNPSGWRADERVWEHATLRRATEHGVRLFNADEYHESHDCFEDEWYNYGSGSIESAFLHGMVQVAAGAYKHEDFGDDGGMRSLFTTALEYLRGVPADFYGVDVVDVRETLAASLEEPSELDGWRLTLDDETPDAYEADYAYVESLDH, translated from the coding sequence ATGGACGAGCACACCCGTGATCCCAGCGTCGCGCCGCCGCTCGGGAACCCGTCCGGCTGGCGTGCCGACGAACGGGTGTGGGAGCACGCGACCCTCCGGCGTGCGACCGAACACGGCGTCCGCCTGTTCAACGCGGACGAGTACCACGAGAGCCACGACTGCTTCGAGGACGAGTGGTACAACTACGGCTCGGGTTCGATCGAGAGCGCGTTCCTCCACGGGATGGTGCAGGTCGCGGCGGGCGCGTACAAGCACGAGGACTTCGGCGACGACGGCGGGATGCGGTCGCTGTTCACGACCGCGCTCGAGTACCTCCGCGGCGTCCCTGCCGACTTCTACGGCGTCGACGTGGTCGACGTGCGCGAGACGCTCGCCGCATCACTCGAGGAGCCGAGCGAACTCGACGGCTGGCGGCTCACGCTCGACGACGAGACGCCCGACGCCTACGAGGCCGACTACGCCTACGTCGAGTCGCTCGACCACTGA
- a CDS encoding succinylglutamate desuccinylase/aspartoacylase domain-containing protein, which produces MRIHQLGDGVPEVAVVGGIHGDEPCGPAAVERLVAEAPPVERPVKLVVANEEALARDERFLDEDLNRAFPGDADADGHEGRLAHDLARELEGCTTLALHSTQSFADPFALCDTVDEIARAVVPHLPVDTLIETDLFTEGRLIEHPHTVEVECGLQGSDDAADNAYRLARSFLAATGALDAPTPDGSNPEGPTGGEDATADDVAVFRLLQPVGKPPADEYEVFVDNFERVETGERFAVADGETFTADEPFYPVLMSAGGYADVFGYAAEKVGSLE; this is translated from the coding sequence ATGCGGATTCACCAGCTCGGTGACGGGGTTCCCGAGGTCGCCGTCGTCGGGGGGATCCACGGCGACGAGCCCTGCGGCCCGGCGGCCGTCGAACGGCTCGTCGCCGAGGCCCCGCCCGTCGAGCGCCCGGTGAAACTCGTCGTCGCAAACGAGGAGGCGCTCGCCCGCGACGAGCGGTTCCTGGACGAGGACCTGAATCGGGCGTTCCCCGGCGACGCCGACGCGGACGGCCACGAGGGGCGACTCGCTCACGACCTCGCTCGCGAACTCGAGGGCTGTACGACGCTCGCGCTCCACTCGACCCAGTCGTTCGCCGACCCGTTCGCGCTCTGTGACACGGTCGACGAGATCGCGCGCGCGGTGGTCCCGCATCTCCCGGTCGACACGCTCATCGAGACCGACCTGTTCACTGAAGGGCGGCTCATCGAACACCCCCACACCGTCGAGGTCGAGTGCGGGCTCCAGGGCAGCGACGACGCCGCGGACAACGCCTACCGGCTCGCGCGATCGTTTCTCGCGGCGACGGGCGCGCTGGACGCGCCGACCCCGGACGGGTCGAACCCCGAGGGGCCGACCGGCGGGGAGGACGCGACCGCGGACGACGTCGCCGTGTTCCGCCTGCTCCAGCCGGTCGGCAAGCCGCCGGCCGACGAGTACGAGGTGTTCGTCGACAACTTCGAGCGCGTGGAGACCGGCGAACGGTTCGCCGTCGCCGACGGGGAGACGTTCACCGCCGACGAGCCGTTCTATCCGGTGTTGATGTCCGCCGGAGGGTACGCCGACGTGTTCGGCTACGCCGCTGAGAAGGTCGGGTCCCTGGAGTAG
- a CDS encoding translation initiation factor eIF-1A translates to MNEETGRRNLRMPNGDQVFAVVTEHLGGNHVRLRCVDGETRMGRIPGRMKYRTWINEGDVVIAEPWDWQDEKANVEWRYSEEDANQLRQEGHIE, encoded by the coding sequence GTGAATGAAGAAACCGGGCGCCGGAACCTCCGGATGCCCAACGGCGATCAGGTGTTCGCGGTCGTGACCGAGCACCTCGGCGGAAACCACGTTCGACTCCGCTGTGTGGACGGCGAGACGCGGATGGGGCGGATCCCCGGTCGGATGAAGTACCGGACGTGGATCAACGAGGGCGACGTCGTCATCGCGGAGCCGTGGGACTGGCAGGACGAGAAGGCGAACGTCGAGTGGCGCTACTCCGAGGAGGACGCGAACCAGCTCCGCCAGGAAGGTCACATCGAGTGA
- a CDS encoding carboxymuconolactone decarboxylase family protein yields MATTSGDGTIEETRRDVEETLGFVPGYFDALHDEDLTNEWPTFKRYAFEETEIPAKYRELIGLAIAANVKCPYCQHFHLESARMHGATDAELAEISFLASWTARYSAMIHAQDYDLETFEDEFDRIAEHLREGTEAD; encoded by the coding sequence ATGGCAACCACATCCGGAGACGGGACGATCGAGGAGACGCGCCGGGACGTGGAGGAGACGCTCGGGTTCGTGCCGGGCTACTTCGACGCGCTCCACGACGAAGACCTGACGAACGAGTGGCCGACGTTCAAGCGGTACGCGTTCGAGGAGACCGAGATCCCGGCGAAGTACCGGGAGCTCATCGGCCTCGCCATCGCGGCGAACGTCAAGTGCCCCTACTGCCAGCACTTCCACCTGGAGTCGGCCAGGATGCACGGGGCGACGGACGCAGAACTCGCCGAGATCTCCTTCCTGGCGAGCTGGACGGCGCGCTACAGCGCGATGATCCACGCCCAGGACTACGACCTGGAGACGTTCGAGGACGAGTTCGACCGGATCGCCGAGCACCTTCGGGAAGGAACGGAAGCGGACTAG
- the trmB gene encoding HTH-type sugar sensing transcriptional regulator TrmB, with protein sequence MADDLRSTMERVGERFNLGEYEIDAYLAVLERGELTASEIASETDIPQPRVYDTVRSLSDRGLVELRESRPMKIVAVDPDEAFGDIRSSLAEMVDELEARYTAPTRDTEAVSLVKSRSTILRYLEEVIEGAEYELAVSLTPDLLRRFRETLSERIADGVAIELLVTPASRAPSPGEFDYEAVATEVRGRRGITTPVIAVADGEYSMYATQDALRDDRDRYGVIFNRSALGFLVSGFFGTVLWSTADSIAADGEGRPFPRTYASIRRAVKDVHELDGNFRAAITGRDVETGTDVRVEGPVVEYEFDASEQVASITVEDPDGGRVSIGGLVAALEDIEGQEIRLDRA encoded by the coding sequence ATGGCCGACGACCTGCGCTCGACGATGGAGCGGGTGGGGGAGCGCTTCAACCTCGGGGAGTACGAGATCGACGCCTACCTCGCCGTGCTCGAACGGGGGGAACTGACCGCGAGCGAGATCGCCTCGGAGACCGACATCCCACAGCCCAGGGTGTACGACACCGTCAGGAGCCTCTCGGACCGCGGGCTGGTGGAGCTCCGGGAGTCGCGCCCGATGAAGATCGTCGCGGTCGACCCCGACGAGGCGTTCGGCGACATCCGCTCGTCGCTCGCCGAGATGGTCGACGAACTGGAGGCGAGATACACCGCGCCGACGCGGGACACGGAGGCGGTCTCGCTGGTGAAGTCGCGCTCGACGATCCTGCGCTACCTGGAGGAGGTCATCGAGGGCGCGGAGTACGAACTGGCCGTGTCGCTCACGCCCGACCTGCTGCGACGGTTCCGCGAGACGCTCTCGGAACGGATCGCCGACGGCGTCGCGATCGAACTGCTCGTGACGCCCGCCTCGCGCGCGCCCTCGCCCGGGGAGTTCGACTACGAGGCCGTCGCCACCGAGGTCCGCGGGCGACGCGGCATCACCACGCCCGTCATCGCGGTCGCAGACGGCGAGTACTCGATGTACGCGACCCAGGACGCGCTGCGGGACGATCGGGACCGCTACGGCGTCATCTTCAATCGCTCCGCGCTCGGCTTCCTCGTCTCGGGCTTCTTCGGGACGGTGCTGTGGAGCACAGCCGACAGCATCGCCGCGGACGGGGAGGGGCGACCGTTCCCTCGGACGTACGCCTCCATCCGCCGGGCGGTCAAGGACGTCCACGAACTCGACGGGAACTTCAGGGCGGCGATCACCGGCAGGGACGTCGAGACGGGAACCGACGTCAGGGTCGAAGGGCCGGTCGTGGAGTACGAGTTCGACGCCTCGGAACAGGTCGCTTCCATCACGGTCGAGGACCCGGACGGAGGCCGCGTCTCGATCGGCGGGCTCGTCGCCGCCCTGGAGGACATCGAGGGACAGGAGATCAGGCTCGATCGCGCCTGA
- a CDS encoding proteasome assembly chaperone family protein encodes MANPHTDSGPTFHVEGDPSQSTTLLAGFSGFGLVGLTAVDYLVDHLELESSGHIRAEGLPTITPFEGGRPRYPTRLYSRPGLDVTVLVGELFVPVPSAEPFSRAVLEWTERDGVDEIAVLSGVPFAHGPEDHRTFYVASDDYVDDHLSGPDAPDVPPMGNGFLDGTNAALMARGMDSSLGVAVYVTPVHAEVPDVEATIRLLEAVEAVYGLGVDTAPLRAFADEVHQHYQSLAERLEDSAEEDQPLDRMYM; translated from the coding sequence ATGGCGAACCCACACACCGACTCCGGTCCCACGTTCCACGTCGAGGGCGATCCGAGCCAGTCGACCACTCTCCTCGCCGGATTCTCGGGGTTCGGGCTCGTGGGACTGACGGCGGTGGACTACCTCGTCGACCACCTGGAACTCGAATCGAGCGGACACATCCGCGCCGAAGGGCTCCCCACCATCACGCCGTTCGAGGGCGGTCGACCGCGATACCCGACGCGGCTCTACTCCCGGCCGGGGCTCGACGTGACCGTCCTCGTCGGCGAACTGTTCGTTCCGGTGCCGTCCGCGGAGCCGTTCTCGCGGGCCGTCCTGGAGTGGACCGAACGGGACGGCGTCGACGAGATCGCGGTGCTGTCCGGCGTCCCGTTCGCACACGGTCCGGAGGACCACCGCACGTTCTACGTCGCAAGCGACGACTACGTCGACGACCACCTCTCGGGCCCCGACGCGCCGGACGTGCCGCCGATGGGGAACGGGTTCCTCGACGGGACGAACGCCGCGCTGATGGCTCGCGGAATGGACTCCTCGCTGGGCGTCGCAGTGTACGTCACGCCGGTCCACGCGGAGGTGCCAGACGTCGAGGCGACCATCAGGCTGCTGGAGGCCGTCGAGGCCGTGTACGGGCTCGGCGTCGACACCGCCCCGCTCCGGGCGTTCGCGGACGAAGTTCACCAGCACTACCAGAGCCTCGCGGAACGGCTGGAGGACTCAGCCGAGGAGGATCAGCCGCTCGATCGGATGTACATGTGA
- a CDS encoding mechanosensitive ion channel family protein → MQTGTSSPTPTRTPVPGDGLVRSLPGYYADFLAFPGARAAVVLLFIGLGALVSRYAIRLLGRPIAQRFVRQSVAQTVLRGVRVAIVLLFGFTGIGAAGIEIGNIVLSVTVFSAVVGIVLAPIVASIVNGLFVLADQPFEIGDMVEFGDGTRGFVDDITLRYTKVFTLDNTFAVVPNSVVREDKVKNFSAEDERTRLTIDVTVSYESDVGQARRLIERAAADCEDVIEGGPDIRIGTARYPASPTCYIDRFGDHGVHLKLRYWVRRPYKLLALRSLVQTAVWDQLADDDVDVTIPYPHQHHVFDETSGTADVHVERHRPPRERDPRRSADGSDGN, encoded by the coding sequence ATGCAGACCGGGACCTCGTCGCCGACGCCGACACGGACCCCGGTTCCGGGCGACGGTCTCGTCCGGTCGCTGCCCGGTTACTACGCCGACTTTCTCGCGTTCCCCGGTGCCCGCGCCGCCGTCGTCCTCCTGTTCATCGGGCTGGGCGCGCTCGTCTCGCGGTACGCCATCCGCCTCCTCGGCAGGCCGATCGCCCAGCGGTTCGTCAGACAGAGCGTCGCCCAGACCGTCCTCCGGGGGGTCCGGGTCGCCATCGTCCTGCTGTTCGGGTTCACTGGGATCGGCGCGGCGGGCATCGAGATCGGCAACATCGTCCTCTCGGTCACGGTGTTCTCGGCGGTCGTCGGGATCGTGCTCGCGCCGATCGTCGCCTCCATCGTCAACGGCCTGTTCGTGCTGGCGGACCAGCCGTTCGAGATCGGCGACATGGTGGAGTTCGGCGACGGAACCCGCGGGTTCGTGGACGACATCACCCTCCGGTACACGAAGGTGTTCACGCTGGACAACACGTTCGCCGTCGTCCCCAACTCCGTCGTCCGCGAGGACAAGGTGAAGAACTTCTCGGCCGAGGACGAGCGGACGCGACTCACCATCGACGTGACCGTCAGCTACGAGTCCGACGTCGGTCAGGCGCGTCGGCTCATCGAGCGCGCGGCGGCGGACTGTGAGGACGTCATCGAGGGCGGTCCCGACATCCGCATCGGCACGGCCCGCTACCCGGCGAGTCCGACCTGTTACATCGACAGGTTCGGCGACCACGGCGTCCACCTCAAGCTCCGGTACTGGGTGCGCCGACCGTACAAACTGCTGGCGCTCCGGTCGCTCGTCCAGACCGCCGTCTGGGACCAGTTGGCCGACGACGACGTGGACGTGACCATCCCGTACCCGCACCAGCACCACGTCTTCGACGAGACGAGCGGGACGGCCGACGTCCACGTCGAGCGCCACCGCCCGCCCCGCGAACGCGACCCGCGGCGGTCGGCGGACGGTTCGGACGGGAACTGA
- a CDS encoding dodecin, with protein MVFKKITLIGRSTESFDDATDDAIERAEETLDNVHWITVEELGVEVASVEGREYQSEVEVAFELEE; from the coding sequence ATGGTGTTCAAGAAGATCACCCTGATCGGCCGGAGTACCGAGAGTTTCGACGACGCGACCGACGACGCGATCGAGAGGGCCGAGGAGACGCTCGACAACGTCCACTGGATCACGGTCGAGGAGCTCGGCGTGGAGGTGGCGTCCGTGGAGGGCCGTGAGTACCAGTCCGAGGTCGAGGTGGCGTTCGAACTCGAGGAGTAA